From Oryzias melastigma strain HK-1 linkage group LG15, ASM292280v2, whole genome shotgun sequence, one genomic window encodes:
- the LOC112161396 gene encoding cytochrome P450 26C1 — translation MFQFGVLSALATALTSVLSALLLLALTRQLWSLRWSLTRDKESSLPLPRGSMGWPLVGETFHWLFQGSNFHISRRERHGNVFKTHLLGKPLIRVTGAENIRKILLGEHNLVCTQWPQSTRIILGPNTLVNSIGDLHKRKRKVLAKVFSRGALESYLPRLQDTIKSEIAKWCSEPGSIDVYSAAKSLTFRIAVAVLLGLQLEEERIVYLAKIFEQLMNNLFSLPIDAPCSGLRKGIKAREILHANMEKIIEEKMQRQPTEEEHQDFFDFMMSSAKEQDHELSIQELKETAVELIFAAHSTTASASTSLILQLLRHPEVVEKAGAELEAEGLGFDSSQSPTPLGVMADTEQDPTETTCLLDDGFPPPQSHIPHLSLEKLSRLRYIDCVIKEVLRFLPPVSGGYRTALKTFELDGYQIPKGWSVMYSIRDTHETAPVFQSPELFDPDRFGPEREENRASRFSYVPFGGGVRSCIGKELAQIILKTLAVELIGTCKWTLATQNFPKMQTVPIVHPVNGLHVHFSYKNML, via the exons ATGTTTCAGTTCGGGGTACTGTCGGCTCTGGCCACTGCGCTCACATCCGTACTGTccgcgctgctgctgctggcgctCACCCGCCAGCTGTGGAGCCTCCGCTGGAGCCTGACGCGGGACAAGGAGAGCAGCCTGCCGCTGCCCAGGGGCTCCATGGGCTGGCCGCTGGTGGGGGAGACCTTCCACTGGCTGTTCCAG GGGTCAAACTTCCACATCTCACGCAGAGAACGCCATGGCAACGTGTTCAAAACCCACCTCCTGGGGAAGCCCCTGATCCGGGTCACGGGTGCGGAAAACATACGGAAAATCCTGCTGGGCGAGCACAACTTGGTGTGCACACAGTGGCCTCAGAGCACGCGCATCATCCTGGGGCCCAACACCCTGGTCAACTCCATTGGAGACCTCcacaagaggaagaggaag GTTCTGGCCAAAGTCTTTAGCCGCGGGGCTCTGGAGTCCTACCTGCCCCGGCTGCAGGACACTATCAAGTCTGAAATCGCTAAGTGGTGCTCGGAGCCAGGCTCCATTGATGTGTACAGCGCCGCCAAGTCCCTGACGTTCCGCATTGCGGTGGCGGTGCTGCTGGgtctgcagctggaggaggagcgtATTGTGTACTTAGCTAAAATCTTCGAGCAGCTCATGAACAACCTCTTCTCGCTGCCCATCGACGCCCCGTGCAGCGGGCTCCGCAAG GGAATCAAGGCCAGAGAGATCCTGCACGCCAACATGGAGAAGATCATCGAGGAGAAAATGCAGCGGCAGCCGACGGAGGAGGAACACCAAGACTTCTTCGACTTCATGATGTCCAGTGCCAAGGAGCAAGATCACGAGCTCAGCATCCAGGAGCTCAAG GAAACAGCAGTGGAGCTCATCTTCGCTGCTCACTCCACCACAGCCAGCGCCTCCACCTCTCTGATCCTGCAGCTTCTTCGTCACCCAGAGGTGGTGGAGAAGGCAGGAGCGGAGCTGGAGGCGGAGGGGCTCGGCTTTGACTCCAGCCAGAGCCCGACGCCGCTGGGTGTGATGGCGGACACAGAGCAGGATCCTACCGAGACAACCTGCCTGCTGGACGATGGATTCCCACCACCTCAGTCTCACATCCCGCATCTGAGTTTGGAGAAGCTGAGTCGGCTGCGCTACATCGACTGCGTCATCAAGGAGGTGCTGCGCTTCCTGCCGCCCGTGTCCGGCGGCTACCGCACCGCCCTGAAGACATTCGAGCTTGAT GGTTACCAGATTCCCAAAGGCTGGAGTGTGATGTACAGCATCCGGGACACTCATGAGACAGCGCCAGTTTTCCAGAGCCCAGAATTGTTTGATCCGGATCGCTTTGGCCCAGAGCGGGAGGAGAACCGGGCGTCTCGCTTCAGCTACGTGCCGTTCGGTGGCGGCGTGCGGAGCTGCATCGGGAAGGAACTGGCACAGATCATTCTAAAAACTCTGGCGGTGGAGCTGATTGGAACCTGCAAATGGACCCTAGCCACACAAAACTTTCCCAAGATGCAGACGGTGCCGATAGTGCATCCTGTCAACGGGCTGCACGTACACTTTTcgtacaaaaacatgctttag